One segment of Coffea arabica cultivar ET-39 chromosome 7c, Coffea Arabica ET-39 HiFi, whole genome shotgun sequence DNA contains the following:
- the LOC113698021 gene encoding uncharacterized protein, which produces MNDYPTPVPRRDGRRGTLHLDGSRKGAPARPHGRHMTMEDESGDLIKCTGKSCQSCTAGLIADCVAVCCCPCAVVNILVFAFLKVPWMVGRRILKLGKKKQQGQGAGKLERNERQKCVGEMTNYLECTMESDGISRKSRAVEQGASEFVFSGFGDEVLKDNFSARFEAEELWFELHQFGHLGFGRVSFTGIPSLSRTN; this is translated from the coding sequence ATGAATGACTACCCAACTCCAGTTCCCCGTAGAGATGGGCGGCGTGGGACCCTGCACCTGGATGGCTCAAGAAAAGGTGCCCCGGCGAGACCCCACGGCCGGCACATGACGATGGAGGATGAAAGCGGAGATCTGATCAAGTGTACCGGAAAGTCTTGCCAATCATGCACGGCCGGCTTGATCGCCGACTGTGTGGCCGTTTGTTGCTGCCCTTGCGCTGTAGTAAACATCTTGGTTTTCGCATTCTTGAAAGTCCCGTGGATGGTTGGGAGGAGAATCCTGAAACTTGGGAAAAAGAAGCAGCAGGGTCAGGGTGCCGGGAAGTTAGAAAGGAATGAGAGGCAGAAATGCGTTGGTGAAATGACTAATTACCTCGAGTGCACGATGGAGTCGGATGGAATTTCAAGAAAGTCAAGGGCAGTAGAGCAAGGGGCATCGGAATTTGTATTTTCTGGCTTCGGAGATGAAGTGCTAAAAGACAATTTTAGTGCAAGGTTTGAAGCGGAAGAGCTTTGGTTTGAGTTACACCAGTTCGGTCATCTGGGTTTTGGTAGGGTTTCTTTCACCGGAATTCCTTCCCTCTCTAGGACCAACTAG